One Alicyclobacillus acidoterrestris DNA window includes the following coding sequences:
- a CDS encoding superoxide dismutase gives MAHELPALPYAFDALEPHIDALTMEIHHDRHHGTYVTNLNKALEGQADLANKSVEDLISDLNAVPENIRTAVRNNGGGHANHSLFWKLLSPNGGGQPTGKLAEAINSTFGSFDKFKEQFNAAATGRFGSGWAWLVVDGGKLAIISTANQDNPLMEGKKPVLGLDVWEHAYYLKYQNKRPDYIAAFWNVVNWDEANKNYEAAL, from the coding sequence ATGGCTCATGAATTGCCAGCATTACCGTATGCGTTTGACGCACTCGAACCGCACATCGACGCCTTGACGATGGAAATTCACCATGATCGTCACCACGGGACGTACGTTACGAACTTGAACAAAGCGCTCGAAGGTCAAGCAGACTTGGCCAATAAAAGCGTTGAAGATCTGATCAGCGACCTCAACGCCGTTCCAGAAAACATTCGTACGGCAGTCCGCAACAATGGCGGCGGCCACGCGAACCACAGCCTGTTCTGGAAGCTGCTCTCGCCAAATGGTGGCGGCCAACCAACAGGTAAATTGGCTGAGGCGATTAATAGCACTTTTGGTAGCTTTGATAAATTCAAAGAGCAGTTCAACGCTGCAGCGACAGGCCGCTTTGGCAGTGGTTGGGCGTGGCTGGTTGTCGACGGCGGCAAACTCGCCATCATCAGCACAGCAAACCAAGACAACCCGTTGATGGAAGGGAAAAAGCCTGTTCTCGGCCTCGACGTTTGGGAACACGCTTACTACCTCAAATATCAAAACAAACGTCCTGATTACATCGCAGCGTTCTGGAATGTCGTCAACTGGGACGAAGCAAATAAGAACTACGAAGCTGCACTGTAA
- the fabI gene encoding enoyl-ACP reductase FabI, whose translation MALLTGKTIVVMGVANKRSIGWSVATAAAQHGANLVLTYRSERAGEQIKKLLAELPETNARVVQCDVTDDASIEAAFAEIGQQGSIHGLVHSIAHANVEDLQGEFVATSREGFLLAQNISAYSLVAVARAARPLMTDGGGIVTMSYLGGERAVENYNVMGVAKASLESAVRYLAKDLGKDNIRVNAVSAGPIRTLAAKGVRGFNDVLHTMEEKAPLRRNVDAQEVGDVTAFFLSDLSRGITGEVIHVDGGYHIVGV comes from the coding sequence TTGGCACTTTTGACTGGCAAGACCATTGTCGTGATGGGCGTCGCAAATAAGCGCAGCATTGGTTGGAGCGTCGCGACAGCCGCAGCGCAACATGGGGCAAATCTCGTGTTGACGTACAGGAGTGAGCGGGCGGGGGAACAGATTAAGAAGTTGCTTGCCGAACTCCCGGAGACGAACGCGCGCGTGGTTCAATGTGACGTCACTGACGATGCTTCGATCGAGGCGGCGTTTGCCGAGATTGGTCAACAGGGTTCGATTCATGGCCTTGTGCATTCGATAGCGCACGCCAACGTCGAAGATTTACAGGGCGAATTTGTGGCGACATCCCGTGAAGGGTTTCTGCTGGCGCAGAATATTAGCGCGTATTCACTAGTCGCCGTGGCCCGAGCCGCCCGTCCTTTGATGACGGATGGTGGTGGCATCGTCACCATGAGTTATTTAGGTGGTGAGCGCGCGGTGGAAAATTATAACGTGATGGGTGTTGCCAAGGCTTCGCTGGAGTCGGCTGTGCGCTATCTTGCAAAAGACTTGGGCAAGGACAACATCCGCGTGAATGCGGTCTCCGCTGGGCCAATTCGCACACTCGCGGCGAAAGGCGTGCGCGGCTTCAACGACGTGTTGCACACGATGGAGGAGAAGGCGCCGCTTCGCCGCAATGTCGACGCGCAAGAGGTCGGAGACGTCACGGCGTTCTTCCTGTCTGATTTGAGTCGGGGGATTACAGGCGAGGTGATTCACGTCGACGGAGGATACCACATCGTCGGCGTCTGA